In the Tenrec ecaudatus isolate mTenEca1 chromosome 16, mTenEca1.hap1, whole genome shotgun sequence genome, one interval contains:
- the ATOH7 gene encoding transcription factor ATOH7 — protein sequence MKSCKAGGAAAGVRGAPPCAGGPECAGTCAGGPERLESAARRRLAANARERRRMQGLNTAFDRLRRVVPQWGQDKKLSKYETLQMALSYIVALTRILAEAERFGSQRDWVNVHCEHFGRDPYHLPLAGAKLPAGSEPYGQRLFGFQPEPYPMAN from the coding sequence ATGAAATCCTGCAAGgccggcggcgcggcggcgggcgTGCGCGGCGCGCCCCCGTGCGCGGGCGGCCCCGAGTGCGCGGGCACGTGCGCGGGCGGCCCCGAGCGACTGGAGAGCGCGGCGCGCAGGCGCCTGGCGGCCAACGCGCGCGAGCGGCGCCGGATGCAGGGTCTCAACACGGCCTTCGATCGCCTGCGCCGCGTGGTCCCGCAGTGGGGCCAGGATAAAAAGCTGTCCAAGTACGAGACCCTGCAGATGGCGCTCAGCTACATCGTGGCCCTGACCCGGATCCTGGCCGAGGCCGAGCGCTTCGGCTCGCAGCGGGACTGGGTCAATGTCCACTGCGAGCACTTCGGCCGCGATCCCTACCACCTCCCGCTCGCGGGCGCCAAGCTGCCGGCCGGGAGCGAGCCCTACGGCCAGAGGCTCTTCGGCTTCCAGCCCGAGCCCTACCCGATGGCCAATTAG